The Streptomyces sp. NBC_01689 genome includes a window with the following:
- a CDS encoding lactonase family protein: MSRHDRRRSTLRFRLTVGAAGVLAAAAAAASVTVASAGETRPRGDTAKADHAVFVQGDELDGNTIHVFERGEGGRLTAAGRYATGGRGGDQVDAPTDSLASQGSLVYDQRSGRLLAVNAGSGTVTSFRVRGQKLSDRQVVWSGGDFPSSLAVSGGLAYVLNAGGAGSVQGFRITARGLEPLRGSHRSLGLDNKKVPLFSSSPGQVAFTPGGGQLVVTTKSANTIEVFPVGRDGRPARRAVINDSAGGVPFAVTFDRSGRMLVAEAKDSTVTTYKVRADGALAVLQKPLPNGQKTLCWLERAGDFFYGGNTGSSTVTGYRTDRHGALSLTDASGVATPPSAASQGVIDVAVTTDERFLYVQNATSGTVDGFRVGENGSLTKVTTVTGLPSFAESGMEGIVAV, translated from the coding sequence ATGAGCAGGCACGACAGGCGCAGGTCGACGCTGCGGTTCCGGCTGACCGTGGGCGCGGCCGGAGTCCTCGCCGCGGCGGCCGCCGCCGCGTCGGTGACCGTCGCCTCGGCGGGGGAGACCCGTCCACGGGGGGACACCGCCAAGGCCGATCATGCCGTCTTCGTCCAGGGTGACGAACTGGACGGCAACACCATCCACGTCTTCGAGCGGGGCGAGGGCGGTCGGCTGACGGCCGCGGGCCGCTACGCGACCGGGGGCAGGGGCGGCGACCAGGTCGACGCCCCCACCGACTCACTCGCCTCGCAGGGTTCGCTCGTCTACGACCAGCGCTCGGGGCGGCTTCTGGCCGTCAACGCGGGAAGCGGCACCGTGACCTCGTTCCGGGTGCGTGGCCAGAAACTGAGTGACCGTCAAGTCGTGTGGTCGGGCGGGGACTTCCCCTCGTCCCTCGCGGTGTCGGGCGGGCTCGCCTACGTCCTGAACGCGGGCGGCGCGGGCAGCGTCCAGGGTTTCCGGATCACGGCCAGAGGGCTCGAACCGCTGCGGGGGTCGCACCGCTCCCTCGGGCTGGACAACAAGAAGGTGCCCCTGTTCTCGAGTTCGCCGGGCCAGGTCGCGTTCACGCCGGGCGGCGGCCAGTTGGTCGTCACCACCAAGTCCGCGAACACCATCGAGGTCTTCCCCGTCGGGCGGGACGGGCGCCCCGCTCGCCGGGCGGTGATCAACGACTCGGCCGGAGGCGTGCCGTTCGCCGTCACCTTCGACCGGTCCGGCCGCATGCTGGTGGCCGAGGCGAAGGACTCCACGGTCACCACGTACAAGGTGCGCGCCGACGGCGCGCTCGCCGTCCTCCAGAAACCTCTGCCGAACGGACAGAAGACACTGTGCTGGCTGGAGCGCGCGGGTGACTTCTTCTACGGGGGCAACACGGGAAGTTCGACCGTCACCGGTTACCGCACCGACCGCCACGGCGCACTGTCGTTGACCGACGCGAGCGGCGTCGCCACCCCGCCGTCGGCCGCGTCCCAGGGCGTCATCGACGTGGCGGTGACCACGGACGAGCGCTTCCTCTATGTGCAGAACGCGACGTCCGGCACGGTCGACGGGTTCCGGGTGGGCGAGAACGGCTCTCTGACCAAGGTGACCACGGTCACCGGGCTTCCCTCCTTCGCCGAATCCGGCATGGAGGGCATTGTCGCGGTGTAA
- a CDS encoding sigma-70 family RNA polymerase sigma factor codes for MSTRNTVDEAALVTAARSGDPRAQDALVGSCLPLVYNIVGRALNGSVDVDDVVQETMLRALDGLGSLRSPESFRSWLVAIAMNQVRAHRQDRQVTTGTPEDPRDFADPGADFVDLTLVQLQLSGQRQETARATRWLEPDDRGLLSLWWLECAGELTRAEVAAALEVSPQHAAVRVQRMKAQLEAARVVVRALDARPPCGELRGVLASWDARPSALWRKRIARHARECARCSGLWSGLMPAEGLLAGLALVSASPALLERVRSAHGGMAPAGSASSAPGTSDGSGASGGAGTRARHRAAGRTGTSRGEARRRRRVRRRRAVGGAVVAACVAGGGIWYFGTDSGSGGGGGNAARTTDDHVVGLSESSASASTPSSTPSASPSGLPSASVSPSRKASPSRTPAATKKSVPTPRSSTASAKAPARASESAAAPTTTVEQVVALVNKERAAAGCGPLTEDAQLEKAAQAHSDDMAARNFFEHTNPDGADPGQRITAAGYRWSTYGENIAEGQQTPQAVMESWMNSPGHRANILNCSFKNIGVGVHKGSGGPWWTQDFGAKL; via the coding sequence ATGAGCACACGGAACACGGTGGACGAGGCGGCACTGGTGACCGCCGCCCGAAGCGGCGACCCGCGGGCTCAGGACGCCCTGGTCGGTTCCTGCCTCCCCCTCGTCTACAACATCGTGGGCCGGGCCCTGAACGGTTCCGTCGACGTCGACGACGTGGTGCAGGAGACCATGCTCCGCGCCCTGGACGGGCTGGGGAGTCTGCGTTCGCCGGAGAGTTTCCGCTCGTGGCTCGTGGCGATCGCGATGAACCAGGTGCGGGCACACCGACAGGACCGGCAGGTCACCACGGGAACGCCGGAGGATCCCAGGGACTTCGCCGATCCCGGCGCCGACTTCGTGGACCTGACCCTGGTGCAGCTGCAGTTGTCCGGTCAGCGCCAGGAGACCGCGCGTGCCACCCGGTGGCTGGAGCCGGACGACCGCGGGCTGCTGTCGCTGTGGTGGCTGGAGTGCGCCGGTGAGCTGACCCGGGCCGAGGTCGCCGCCGCCCTGGAGGTCTCACCCCAGCACGCGGCGGTCCGGGTCCAGCGGATGAAGGCACAACTGGAGGCGGCGCGTGTCGTCGTGCGGGCGCTCGACGCGCGGCCGCCGTGCGGGGAACTGCGCGGTGTCCTCGCCTCGTGGGACGCCCGGCCCTCCGCGCTGTGGCGCAAGCGCATAGCGAGGCACGCCCGGGAGTGCGCCCGCTGCTCCGGCCTGTGGAGTGGACTGATGCCCGCGGAGGGACTGCTGGCCGGGCTGGCCCTCGTGTCGGCGTCCCCCGCCCTGCTGGAGCGGGTGCGCTCCGCCCACGGCGGCATGGCTCCAGCCGGCTCCGCGTCGTCGGCGCCCGGCACCTCCGACGGCTCCGGTGCCTCCGGCGGAGCGGGTACGAGGGCACGCCACCGTGCCGCCGGCCGTACGGGCACCTCCCGCGGCGAGGCCCGACGGCGCCGGCGCGTCCGGCGTCGCCGGGCGGTGGGCGGCGCCGTCGTGGCGGCCTGTGTCGCGGGCGGCGGTATCTGGTACTTCGGTACGGACTCCGGGTCCGGTGGCGGAGGGGGCAACGCCGCGCGGACCACCGACGACCACGTCGTCGGTCTGTCGGAGTCCAGCGCCTCCGCGTCCACGCCCTCGTCCACCCCGTCGGCCTCGCCGTCCGGGCTGCCCTCCGCATCGGTGTCGCCGTCGAGGAAGGCGAGCCCTTCCAGAACCCCGGCCGCCACGAAGAAGAGTGTGCCGACACCCCGGAGCTCCACCGCGTCGGCGAAGGCCCCGGCCCGCGCATCGGAGTCGGCCGCGGCGCCGACGACCACCGTCGAGCAGGTGGTCGCGCTGGTGAACAAGGAGCGCGCGGCGGCCGGGTGCGGCCCGCTCACCGAGGACGCCCAGCTGGAGAAGGCCGCGCAGGCGCACTCCGACGACATGGCCGCCCGTAACTTCTTCGAGCACACCAACCCGGACGGTGCCGACCCCGGGCAGCGCATCACCGCCGCGGGCTACCGCTGGTCCACGTACGGCGAGAACATCGCGGAGGGGCAGCAGACGCCGCAGGCGGTGATGGAGTCCTGGATGAACAGTCCCGGTCACCGCGCCAACATCCTCAACTGCTCGTTCAAGAACATCGGGGTGGGCGTTCACAAGGGCTCCGGCGGCCCTTGGTGGACACAGGACTTCGGCGCGAAGCTGTGA
- a CDS encoding sensor histidine kinase — protein MSGPRQARWGLALQAAGTCLLAVAVVLEVTDQPLPSELALSLAAATPFLGAAPLYTAGRRTWMVVAGAIALMLAVASLVRITEQPLLNALHVLPLLLVAYTASTMRSATHRDRGLQRERVRARHDGAERERRRWARELHDDTLQELGAVQVVLSSAAADGRPEAMRGAIEQARALVGNQITSLRHLITDLRPLVLDELGLRAALEALCRRTSETFGIRVELRIDPEQADISDRLAPEVQAHVYRIVQEALTNAVKHADPTRITVGVEADRHVMTVTVADDGRGMPQAPDARRWPARRAALLPVSTVRGVGLSAMHERADLIDAELTIRSVPGGGTAVVLSVPE, from the coding sequence ATGAGCGGACCGCGTCAGGCGCGCTGGGGCCTCGCCCTCCAGGCGGCCGGAACCTGTCTGCTCGCGGTCGCGGTGGTCCTGGAGGTCACCGACCAGCCGCTGCCGTCCGAACTGGCGCTCTCCCTCGCCGCGGCGACCCCGTTCCTCGGGGCCGCACCGCTCTACACCGCGGGACGCCGGACCTGGATGGTGGTGGCCGGTGCCATCGCGCTCATGCTCGCCGTGGCCAGCCTGGTCCGGATCACCGAGCAGCCGCTGCTCAACGCGCTCCATGTGCTCCCGCTCCTCCTGGTCGCGTACACGGCTTCCACGATGCGCAGCGCGACCCACCGTGACCGGGGGCTCCAGCGGGAACGCGTCCGCGCCCGCCACGACGGCGCGGAGCGCGAACGGCGCCGCTGGGCCCGCGAACTCCACGACGACACCCTCCAGGAACTCGGCGCCGTGCAGGTGGTGCTCTCCTCGGCCGCCGCCGACGGACGGCCGGAGGCGATGCGGGGCGCGATCGAGCAGGCACGCGCCCTGGTCGGCAACCAGATCACGTCGCTGCGCCACCTGATCACCGATCTGCGTCCCCTGGTCCTGGACGAACTGGGGCTGCGCGCGGCTCTGGAAGCCCTGTGCCGGCGCACCTCGGAGACCTTCGGAATCCGTGTCGAGCTGCGGATCGATCCTGAACAGGCCGACATCAGTGACCGGCTGGCCCCGGAAGTGCAGGCCCACGTGTACCGGATCGTGCAGGAGGCACTGACCAACGCGGTGAAACACGCCGACCCCACCCGGATCACGGTCGGTGTGGAGGCCGACCGACATGTCATGACGGTGACCGTGGCCGACGACGGACGGGGAATGCCGCAGGCCCCGGACGCCAGGCGCTGGCCGGCCCGGCGCGCGGCGTTGCTCCCGGTTTCCACCGTACGGGGGGTGGGGCTCTCCGCCATGCACGAGCGTGCGGACCTCATCGACGCCGAGCTCACGATCCGCAGCGTGCCGGGAGGAGGTACGGCGGTCGTCCTGAGCGTCCCCGAGTGA
- a CDS encoding SpoIIE family protein phosphatase, producing MGAAESLERDYDASDIAPTASGGLLDLLSVAAVLLDDQGKIVLWSPQGEDLFGYSADEALGEFAGRLLIHDENRDLVLTLFAQVMEGGGSWAGVFPIRHKDGSTRRVEFRNMRLQDEQGDHYALGLAADQATLRQVERDLALAARLVSQSPIGLGVLDTDLRYVSVNAAEERMSGVPAADHLGRHVHEVLPHLDESFETTIHEVLSTGTPVLDQYTSGRTPADPDNEHAWSISFHRLEAPNGKALGVVTSSVDVTERYRAFEEQRRTVLALQRSLLPHPPPQRPGLAVASRYQPARAASGIGGDWFDVIALGGDKTALVVGDVMGSGVGAAATMGQLRTATRTLAGLDLDPAQVLQHLDRITEDLEQDIIATCVYAVYDPHSTRCLISLAGHLPPALLRLDGKRELLDLPTGTPLGVGNGDFHTSVLTLGRGDQLVLYTDGLVEKRGLPIDTCMDDLVTLLDDPHRSLDETCEVLLHSLRDPGGHDDVALLVVRALRACASERPPLS from the coding sequence ATGGGTGCAGCCGAGTCGTTGGAGCGCGACTACGACGCCTCGGACATCGCCCCGACCGCGTCCGGTGGTCTCCTCGACCTGCTGAGCGTGGCCGCCGTCCTCCTCGACGACCAGGGAAAGATCGTCCTGTGGAGTCCGCAGGGCGAGGACCTCTTCGGGTACAGCGCCGACGAGGCGCTCGGTGAGTTCGCCGGCCGCCTGCTGATCCACGACGAGAACCGGGACCTCGTCCTCACCCTGTTCGCGCAGGTCATGGAGGGCGGCGGCAGCTGGGCCGGGGTCTTCCCCATCCGGCACAAGGATGGCAGCACACGACGGGTGGAGTTCCGCAACATGCGGCTCCAGGACGAGCAGGGGGACCACTACGCCCTGGGGCTCGCCGCGGACCAGGCCACGTTGCGGCAGGTCGAACGCGATCTTGCACTGGCGGCCCGGCTCGTCTCCCAGTCACCCATCGGTCTCGGCGTACTGGACACCGATCTGCGCTACGTCTCGGTCAACGCGGCCGAGGAACGGATGAGCGGCGTCCCCGCCGCCGATCACCTGGGCCGGCACGTGCACGAGGTGCTTCCGCACCTGGACGAGTCCTTCGAGACGACCATCCACGAGGTGCTGTCCACCGGCACGCCCGTCCTGGACCAGTACACCTCCGGGCGCACCCCCGCCGACCCGGACAACGAACACGCCTGGTCGATCTCGTTCCACCGTCTCGAAGCGCCCAACGGGAAGGCGCTGGGCGTGGTGACCTCCAGCGTGGACGTCACCGAGCGTTACCGCGCCTTCGAGGAGCAGCGGCGCACCGTCCTCGCCCTTCAACGCAGTCTCCTCCCCCACCCTCCGCCGCAGCGGCCCGGCCTTGCCGTCGCCTCCCGGTACCAGCCGGCCAGGGCGGCCAGCGGGATCGGCGGTGACTGGTTCGACGTCATCGCGCTCGGCGGCGACAAGACCGCTCTGGTCGTCGGGGACGTCATGGGCAGCGGAGTCGGCGCCGCCGCCACCATGGGGCAGCTCCGTACCGCCACCCGCACCCTGGCCGGCCTCGACCTCGACCCCGCGCAGGTCCTCCAGCACCTCGACCGCATCACCGAGGACCTGGAGCAGGACATCATCGCCACGTGCGTGTACGCCGTGTACGACCCGCACAGCACGCGGTGCCTCATCTCGCTGGCCGGCCATCTGCCGCCCGCCCTCCTGCGCCTGGACGGGAAACGCGAACTGCTCGACCTGCCCACCGGAACCCCGCTGGGCGTGGGCAACGGCGACTTCCACACCAGCGTGCTCACTCTGGGCCGTGGGGATCAACTCGTCCTGTACACCGACGGCCTGGTCGAGAAGCGCGGTCTTCCCATCGACACGTGCATGGACGATCTGGTCACTCTCCTCGACGATCCGCACCGCTCCCTGGACGAGACCTGCGAAGTGCTCCTGCACTCCCTGCGGGATCCCGGCGGCCACGACGACGTGGCCCTGCTCGTCGTCCGGGCTCTGCGGGCCTGCGCCTCCGAACGGCCGCCACTGTCCTGA
- a CDS encoding DoxX family protein: protein MPRRLRASPDPAADAPARRAVSAGDCGLLLIRLTFGLLLAGHGAQKLFGIFGGDGLNATAKALDSLDYRPGKVYAVIGGGSELLGGLGFAMGLFTPLAAGAMIGVMINAMVTVTAAHGVWVTEGGLEYNVSIAVVALGVAATGPGRLALDRPFRWGRGGWPEAVVALLLGGVGAAVVLLL, encoded by the coding sequence ATACCCCGGCGCCTACGCGCTTCTCCCGATCCCGCGGCCGACGCTCCGGCACGGAGAGCCGTCTCGGCGGGCGACTGCGGCCTGTTGCTGATCAGGCTCACGTTCGGCCTGTTGCTGGCGGGGCACGGCGCCCAGAAACTCTTCGGGATCTTCGGTGGTGACGGACTGAACGCGACGGCGAAGGCGCTCGACTCACTCGACTACCGGCCGGGCAAGGTCTACGCCGTGATCGGTGGCGGCTCCGAACTCCTCGGCGGCCTCGGCTTCGCAATGGGTCTGTTCACCCCCCTCGCCGCCGGGGCCATGATCGGCGTGATGATCAACGCCATGGTGACCGTCACCGCCGCCCACGGGGTGTGGGTGACCGAGGGCGGTCTGGAATACAACGTGAGCATCGCGGTCGTGGCGCTCGGCGTCGCCGCCACCGGCCCGGGCAGGCTGGCTCTGGACCGCCCGTTCCGCTGGGGCCGTGGTGGCTGGCCCGAAGCCGTGGTCGCCCTGCTCCTCGGAGGCGTCGGCGCCGCCGTCGTGCTGCTGCTGTAG
- a CDS encoding ATP-binding SpoIIE family protein phosphatase: MNVWNAKDSVYFRGPLDVTRAATAVLDARGWVVGWSPAAEGMLGYRSDEIVGHSVDVLFAGGRSWQPGLAEWRDAPNVRSNAVDLKHRDGHIVRSATMMSRLSHGDEGPAWVVVAAELEEVHDWEAGQAMLRGLATQSPISLTIYDTELRLAWANTASGREFAEPVEDVVGTLSQDLYPGGEVLTEGAPSTLEQVMRDVLATGEPVVDLRYRGRPPADREQDHVWSCSYYRLQDARGQTLGVCEDAFDVTDRYLAQRRLALLVRAGSHIGTTLDVARTVTECTEVSVPGFADAVVVDLVEGVTEGEEPGPGQTRPEPLLRMARRSAGGVSEEGAPETPPAERRITYAEESPQARSLSSGLRVLEESGPDEEVPLPDAEPWAHSVLAVPLRARGTTLGLITYLRGPACARFDTDDLSLAEELAARTAVCIDNARRYTREREAALALQRDLLPRNIPPQTAVEVAHRYLPAHLAGVGGDWFDVVPLSGARVGLVVGDVVGHGLRAAATMGRLRTSVRALARLDYTPDELLTRLDDLAEQTSEEQTLARRVSGRPTEPGPDDDPALGVTCLYAVYDPVTGRCSVARAGHPPPAVVAPDGTLTYPELPSGPPLGLGGLPFESAELELPPGSLMALFTDGLVMGRDHDMELGLERLGRVLSDHEKPLEELCDQVIAELLPEGPAADDAALLLVRTHVLDTCEVAVWELPLDPAAVARARGLASRQLDSWGLADLSFTTELVVSELVTNAIHYASGPIQLRLIRDRSLLCEVSDAGHTTPHLRRATSEDEGGRGLFIVAHMVQRWGTRYSPAGKTIWTEQNLPSADAPRTY; encoded by the coding sequence ATGAATGTCTGGAACGCGAAGGACAGTGTCTACTTCCGTGGTCCCCTCGACGTCACGCGGGCCGCCACGGCGGTCCTGGACGCCCGGGGCTGGGTCGTCGGATGGAGTCCGGCGGCCGAGGGGATGCTCGGCTACCGGTCGGACGAGATCGTCGGGCACTCCGTGGACGTGCTGTTCGCGGGCGGGCGCTCCTGGCAGCCCGGCCTGGCCGAGTGGCGCGACGCCCCCAACGTGCGCAGCAACGCCGTCGACCTGAAACACCGGGACGGCCACATCGTGCGCTCGGCGACGATGATGTCCCGCCTGTCCCACGGGGACGAGGGACCGGCCTGGGTCGTGGTCGCGGCGGAGCTGGAGGAGGTCCACGACTGGGAGGCGGGCCAGGCGATGCTGCGCGGCCTGGCCACCCAGTCGCCCATCAGCCTGACCATCTACGACACCGAACTCCGGCTGGCGTGGGCCAACACCGCGTCGGGCCGGGAGTTCGCCGAACCCGTCGAGGACGTCGTCGGAACCCTGTCGCAAGACCTGTACCCGGGGGGCGAGGTGCTGACCGAGGGGGCGCCGTCGACGCTGGAACAGGTCATGCGCGACGTGCTCGCCACCGGCGAGCCCGTCGTCGACCTGCGCTACCGGGGCCGCCCCCCGGCCGACCGCGAGCAGGACCACGTCTGGTCCTGCTCCTACTACCGGCTGCAGGACGCCCGCGGCCAGACGCTGGGCGTGTGCGAGGACGCCTTCGACGTGACCGACCGCTATCTCGCGCAGCGACGGCTGGCGCTCCTCGTACGGGCCGGATCCCACATCGGCACCACCCTCGACGTGGCGCGCACGGTCACGGAGTGCACCGAGGTCTCCGTCCCCGGGTTCGCCGACGCCGTCGTGGTGGACCTCGTGGAAGGCGTCACGGAAGGCGAGGAACCCGGCCCCGGACAGACGCGCCCGGAGCCGCTGCTGCGCATGGCCCGGCGCTCGGCCGGGGGTGTTTCCGAGGAGGGCGCCCCGGAAACACCCCCGGCCGAGCGCCGGATCACCTACGCCGAGGAGTCGCCCCAGGCCCGCAGTCTCTCCTCCGGGCTGCGCGTCCTGGAGGAGTCCGGGCCGGACGAGGAGGTCCCCCTGCCCGACGCCGAACCGTGGGCCCACTCCGTCCTGGCCGTCCCTCTCCGCGCCCGCGGCACGACCCTCGGCCTCATCACGTACCTGCGCGGTCCCGCCTGCGCCCGCTTCGACACCGACGACCTGTCGCTCGCGGAGGAACTGGCCGCCCGCACCGCCGTCTGCATCGACAACGCACGCCGCTACACACGCGAGCGCGAGGCCGCCCTCGCGCTCCAGCGCGACCTGCTGCCCCGGAACATCCCACCGCAGACGGCCGTCGAGGTGGCCCACCGCTACCTGCCCGCCCATCTGGCCGGAGTCGGCGGCGACTGGTTCGACGTCGTACCGCTCTCCGGGGCGCGGGTCGGACTGGTCGTCGGCGACGTCGTGGGCCACGGGCTGCGCGCCGCCGCCACGATGGGGCGCCTGCGCACCAGCGTCCGCGCGCTGGCACGGCTGGACTACACCCCCGACGAACTGCTCACCCGCCTCGACGACCTGGCCGAGCAGACCTCCGAGGAGCAGACGCTGGCACGTCGGGTGAGCGGCCGTCCCACCGAACCGGGACCGGACGACGATCCGGCGCTCGGCGTGACCTGCCTCTACGCCGTGTACGACCCGGTCACCGGCCGGTGCTCCGTCGCCCGGGCGGGACACCCGCCGCCGGCGGTCGTCGCGCCCGACGGCACCCTCACCTACCCCGAACTCCCCTCCGGACCGCCGCTGGGCCTCGGCGGTCTCCCCTTCGAGAGCGCGGAACTCGAACTGCCCCCGGGCAGCCTCATGGCCCTGTTCACCGACGGTCTGGTCATGGGCAGGGACCATGACATGGAGCTCGGACTCGAACGGCTCGGCCGTGTGCTGTCCGACCACGAGAAGCCGCTCGAGGAGCTGTGCGACCAGGTCATCGCCGAACTCCTCCCCGAGGGCCCGGCGGCCGACGACGCCGCCCTGCTGCTGGTCCGCACCCATGTACTGGACACGTGCGAGGTGGCCGTGTGGGAGCTGCCCCTCGACCCCGCGGCGGTCGCGCGCGCCCGCGGCCTGGCCAGTCGGCAACTGGACAGCTGGGGACTGGCCGATCTCTCCTTCACCACCGAACTGGTCGTCAGCGAACTGGTCACCAACGCGATCCACTACGCGTCCGGTCCGATCCAGCTCAGACTGATCCGCGACCGCAGCCTGCTGTGCGAGGTGTCGGACGCCGGGCACACCACCCCCCACCTCCGGCGGGCGACCAGCGAGGACGAGGGCGGGCGCGGCCTGTTCATCGTCGCGCACATGGTCCAGCGGTGGGGCACCCGTTATTCGCCGGCCGGCAAGACCATCTGGACCGAACAGAACCTCCCGTCCGCGGACGCGCCCCGGACGTACTGA
- a CDS encoding family 16 glycosylhydrolase, translating to MHEPVSDEPLPVSGNPPATDVVFTADFASTRQWVAGRSWAYPDGGPVNPGDDKLDYLVEDGTYSRTGVFRATRRRDGRWNTGLLTTEGSEEGFAVRVGDVLDARVRLPHEIGAWPAIWTWRDGGQEIDVFEYHPDNADLLEFSNHVRGSGHYYTDEAVSPGAWIDLRVEFGVRSVVWWVNDTQVFADRRGVGRAWHAYLIVNLSVCAGRYHPAPTRATTAMSYQVESLVVRRTGAATH from the coding sequence ATGCACGAACCGGTCTCCGACGAACCGCTCCCCGTCTCCGGAAACCCGCCCGCGACCGATGTGGTCTTCACGGCGGACTTCGCCTCCACCCGCCAGTGGGTCGCCGGCCGCTCCTGGGCCTATCCCGACGGCGGTCCGGTCAATCCGGGCGACGACAAGCTCGACTACCTGGTCGAGGACGGTACGTACAGCCGTACCGGCGTTTTCCGGGCCACCCGAAGACGGGACGGCAGGTGGAACACGGGACTGCTGACGACCGAGGGCAGTGAGGAGGGCTTCGCCGTCCGCGTCGGCGACGTACTGGACGCGCGGGTGCGGTTGCCCCACGAGATCGGGGCCTGGCCGGCGATCTGGACCTGGCGGGACGGCGGCCAGGAGATCGACGTCTTCGAGTACCACCCCGACAACGCGGATCTGCTGGAGTTCTCCAACCACGTGCGCGGCAGCGGCCATTACTACACGGACGAGGCGGTGAGCCCGGGCGCGTGGATCGATCTGCGCGTGGAGTTCGGCGTACGTTCCGTGGTGTGGTGGGTCAACGACACCCAGGTGTTCGCCGACCGGCGGGGGGTGGGGCGTGCCTGGCACGCCTACCTCATCGTCAACCTCTCGGTGTGCGCCGGGCGTTACCACCCCGCGCCCACCCGTGCGACCACCGCGATGTCGTACCAGGTGGAGAGCTTGGTGGTGCGACGCACGGGGGCGGCCACGCACTGA
- a CDS encoding SAM-dependent methyltransferase, translating to MTQYGIRSEEIDTSRPHPARIYDYLLGGKDHYEADQRAGDELAAAAPEARIGLRANRAFLQRAVRYVVGSGVRQILDIGTGLPTAPNVHETAEAVAPDVRIAYVDNDPIVNAHAGALVSRSAPTGVVLADLRDPAALVAHPDVRRVIDFDEPVALLLAAVVHFLTDADEPGRVVATLRDALPEGSFLVLSHATGDFADRRDAQAVYNKASATLNLRDRAEVERLFDGFELVEPGLAQVPFWRPDGPPPERSEEIGFYGGVGRKNA from the coding sequence GTGACGCAGTACGGAATCCGTTCCGAGGAGATCGACACCAGCAGGCCGCATCCTGCGCGGATCTACGACTACCTGCTCGGCGGCAAGGACCACTACGAGGCTGACCAGCGGGCCGGTGACGAACTCGCCGCCGCGGCCCCCGAGGCACGCATCGGTCTGCGGGCCAACCGCGCGTTCCTGCAACGCGCGGTCCGGTACGTCGTGGGCAGCGGTGTCCGTCAGATCCTCGACATCGGCACCGGACTGCCGACCGCGCCGAACGTGCACGAGACGGCCGAGGCGGTGGCGCCCGACGTGCGCATCGCCTACGTCGACAACGACCCGATCGTGAACGCCCACGCCGGCGCGCTGGTCAGCCGCTCCGCCCCGACCGGAGTCGTCCTCGCCGACCTGCGCGATCCGGCGGCGCTCGTGGCCCATCCCGACGTGCGCCGCGTCATCGACTTCGACGAGCCCGTCGCCCTCCTCCTCGCCGCGGTCGTCCATTTCCTCACCGACGCGGACGAGCCCGGGCGGGTCGTCGCCACGCTGCGCGACGCGCTTCCCGAGGGCAGTTTCCTGGTGCTCTCCCACGCCACGGGCGACTTCGCCGACCGCAGGGACGCGCAGGCGGTCTACAACAAGGCGAGCGCCACGCTGAACCTGCGGGACCGTGCCGAGGTCGAGCGGCTCTTCGACGGCTTCGAACTGGTCGAGCCCGGCCTCGCCCAGGTGCCGTTCTGGCGCCCGGACGGCCCGCCGCCGGAGAGGTCCGAAGAGATCGGCTTCTACGGCGGGGTGGGACGCAAGAACGCCTGA